In a single window of the Pseudogemmatithrix spongiicola genome:
- a CDS encoding isoprenyl transferase: MTAPELLAKIRLNGVVPRHVAIIMDGNGRWARERMLPRPIGHRNGMKAVREVVEGALEVGLEALSLFAFSQENWQRPEGEVNALMSLLEEYIQKEADELHRQGVKVQMLGDLSRLASAAKAAVDRVVAQTAGNTKLTLNLFISYGSRAELTRAARLIAEDVAAGRLAPEDVDEAALSARLYTQGCPDPDLLIRTSGERRISNFLLWQVAYAELFISPVLWPDWSRANLYEAIVDFQQRDRRFGKVAV, from the coding sequence ATGACCGCTCCCGAGCTGCTCGCGAAGATCCGCCTCAACGGCGTGGTGCCGCGGCATGTGGCCATCATCATGGATGGCAACGGCCGCTGGGCGCGGGAGCGCATGCTGCCGCGGCCGATCGGCCACCGCAACGGCATGAAGGCGGTGCGCGAGGTCGTCGAGGGCGCGCTCGAAGTCGGCCTCGAGGCGCTCTCGCTCTTTGCGTTCAGCCAGGAGAACTGGCAGCGCCCCGAGGGCGAAGTGAACGCCCTGATGTCGCTGCTCGAGGAATACATTCAGAAGGAAGCCGACGAGCTGCACCGCCAGGGCGTGAAGGTGCAGATGCTCGGTGACCTCTCGCGGCTGGCCTCGGCCGCCAAGGCGGCGGTGGACCGCGTCGTGGCGCAGACGGCGGGCAACACCAAGCTCACGCTGAACCTGTTCATCTCATACGGGTCGCGCGCCGAGCTGACGCGCGCGGCGCGGTTGATCGCCGAGGACGTGGCGGCAGGGCGCTTGGCGCCCGAGGACGTGGACGAGGCGGCGCTCAGCGCACGCCTGTACACGCAGGGCTGCCCGGACCCCGACCTGCTGATCAGGACGTCGGGCGAGCGGCGCATCAGCAACTTCCTGCTCTGGCAGGTGGCCTACGCGGAGCTGTTCATCTCGCCCGTGCTGTGGCCGGATTGGTCGCGTGCCAACCTGTACGAGGCCATCGTCGACTTCCAACAGCGCGACCGCCGGTTCGGAAAGGTCGCCGTCTGA
- the frr gene encoding ribosome recycling factor, which yields MIQNILKDCKVAMDKGVEAAKREFSSVRSGKANPSMLDTVKVEMYGQWMAMNQVANVSAPEPRLLLVTPFDKGQVKAVEKAIRESNLGLDPSVQGHIIRVPLPAMNEQRRKELAKLLHQYAEDGRIAVRHARTAARDALKKLTGVSEDDVKHAEKDLQKLHDDEIAKIEAALKAKEAEIMEV from the coding sequence ATGATCCAGAACATCCTGAAGGACTGCAAAGTCGCGATGGACAAGGGCGTCGAGGCCGCCAAGCGCGAGTTCTCGTCCGTGCGCTCGGGCAAGGCGAACCCGTCGATGCTCGACACCGTGAAGGTCGAGATGTACGGCCAGTGGATGGCCATGAACCAGGTGGCGAACGTCTCGGCGCCGGAGCCCCGCCTGCTACTCGTGACGCCCTTCGACAAGGGCCAGGTGAAGGCCGTCGAGAAGGCGATCCGCGAGAGCAATCTCGGGCTGGATCCGTCGGTGCAGGGCCATATCATCCGCGTGCCGCTGCCGGCGATGAATGAACAGCGCCGCAAGGAGCTCGCGAAGCTGCTGCACCAGTACGCCGAGGACGGCCGCATCGCGGTGCGACACGCGCGCACGGCGGCCCGCGATGCCCTCAAGAAGCTCACGGGCGTCTCGGAAGACGACGTGAAGCACGCCGAGAAGGACCTGCAGAAGCTCCACGACGACGAGATCGCGAAGATCGAAGCGGCGCTCAAGGCGAAGGAAGCCGAGATTATGGAGGTCTGA
- the pyrH gene encoding UMP kinase: MALKYPRVLLKLSGEALAGDKGFGFDFDTIREFARQVKAISEMGAQIGMVIGGGNIVRGSQISKMGMDRVSADYMGMLGTVINALAFQDVLEREGLDTRVMTAIRMEEIAEPYIRRRAIRHLEKGRAVIFAAGTGNPYFSTDTAAVLRGIQMKADVIIKATSVDGVYNADPKKDSSAQKFDAISFSDVVSKELKVMDHTAITLCKENALPLIVLNIHTKGIVAAALRGEPVGTLVS, translated from the coding sequence ATGGCGCTCAAGTACCCCAGAGTCCTGCTCAAGCTCTCCGGCGAAGCCCTCGCCGGAGACAAGGGCTTCGGTTTCGACTTCGATACCATTCGGGAGTTCGCCCGGCAGGTGAAGGCCATCAGCGAGATGGGCGCGCAGATCGGCATGGTGATCGGCGGCGGCAACATCGTCCGCGGGTCGCAGATCTCCAAGATGGGCATGGACCGTGTGTCCGCGGACTACATGGGCATGCTCGGCACCGTGATCAACGCCCTCGCCTTCCAGGATGTCCTGGAGCGCGAGGGCCTTGATACGCGCGTGATGACGGCGATCCGCATGGAAGAGATCGCCGAGCCCTACATCCGGCGCCGCGCCATCCGCCACCTCGAGAAGGGCCGCGCGGTGATCTTCGCGGCGGGTACGGGCAACCCGTACTTCTCGACGGACACCGCGGCCGTGCTGCGCGGCATCCAGATGAAGGCGGACGTGATCATCAAGGCGACCAGCGTGGACGGCGTGTACAACGCCGACCCCAAGAAGGACTCGTCGGCGCAGAAGTTCGATGCGATTTCATTCTCGGACGTCGTGAGCAAGGAGCTGAAGGTGATGGACCACACGGCCATCACGCTCTGCAAGGAGAACGCGCTCCCGCTCATCGTCCTCAACATCCACACCAAGGGTATCGTCGCCGCTGCATTGCGGGGCGAGCCCGTGGGGACCCTCGTCTCATGA
- the tsf gene encoding translation elongation factor Ts → MSATQISAKDVAELRARTGAGMMDCKKALEEANGDMNLAVDILRKKGIAKADKRADRAASEGQIVIWTNADATVAAMIELNCETDFVGRNDEFVALSKKLAEHLGQDAAVDGLVAVGAEGAYLSTPWAFDKAQTVGDIVKAASAKTGEKVELRRIARFATSGVAGSYLHFNGKAGVLVEIAGGKGEQANELGKHVAEHVAAGVPVVAIAVDKDGVSQEFLAKEREIFVAQAVESGKPEAIAQKMVEGRIQKLLGEVTLLGQPWVRDDKQTVGDLVAATAKAAGQPLAVKRFVRFKMGES, encoded by the coding sequence ATGTCTGCCACGCAGATCAGTGCCAAGGATGTTGCCGAGCTCCGTGCCCGCACGGGCGCCGGCATGATGGATTGCAAGAAGGCCCTCGAGGAGGCCAACGGCGACATGAACCTCGCCGTCGACATCCTCCGCAAGAAGGGCATCGCCAAGGCCGACAAGCGCGCCGACCGTGCCGCGTCCGAGGGCCAGATTGTGATCTGGACCAACGCCGACGCCACCGTCGCCGCGATGATCGAGCTCAACTGCGAGACGGACTTCGTGGGTCGCAACGACGAGTTCGTCGCGCTCTCCAAGAAGCTCGCCGAGCACCTCGGCCAGGACGCCGCGGTGGACGGCCTCGTCGCCGTCGGCGCCGAGGGTGCGTACCTCTCCACGCCGTGGGCTTTCGACAAGGCGCAGACGGTGGGCGACATCGTGAAGGCGGCCTCGGCCAAGACGGGTGAGAAGGTCGAGCTGCGTCGCATCGCGCGCTTCGCGACCAGCGGCGTCGCCGGCTCGTACCTGCATTTCAACGGCAAGGCCGGTGTGCTCGTCGAGATCGCGGGCGGCAAGGGTGAGCAGGCCAACGAGCTCGGCAAGCATGTCGCCGAGCACGTGGCGGCGGGCGTGCCCGTCGTGGCGATCGCGGTCGACAAGGATGGCGTCAGCCAGGAGTTCCTCGCCAAGGAGCGCGAGATCTTCGTGGCGCAGGCCGTCGAGAGCGGCAAGCCGGAAGCCATCGCGCAGAAGATGGTCGAGGGCCGCATCCAGAAGCTGCTGGGCGAAGTCACGCTGCTCGGCCAGCCCTGGGTCCGCGACGACAAGCAGACGGTCGGCGACCTCGTGGCGGCGACGGCGAAGGCGGCCGGCCAACCGCTCGCCGTGAAGCGCTTCGTGCGCTTCAAGATGGGCGAGAGCTAA
- the rpsB gene encoding 30S ribosomal protein S2: MSSPSINDLLQAGVHFGHQTRRWNPKMRRFIFAERNGIHIIDLQKTVSQIEKAKELARSVVMRGEQVLFVCTKQQLAAIVSAEAERSGSMHVTERWLGGLLTNFATVKKQLRKLKELEAGSVEGGAFENYTKKEQLMMTRQRDKLAKNLSGIKTLGRLPGLLFVIDAKKERIAVEEANKLGIPIVAICDTNADPDLITAPIPGNDDAIRSVELITKALGDAIAEARREAPVRNEVEESGEATTYSSERGTEREGRDRGGRGGDRGGRGGEDKGGRPRRRRAKPEAIAARLKGGAEGGEAGEPAAE, encoded by the coding sequence ATGTCTAGCCCGAGCATCAACGATCTCCTCCAGGCCGGCGTCCACTTCGGCCACCAGACCCGCCGTTGGAACCCCAAGATGCGCCGCTTCATCTTCGCGGAGCGCAATGGGATCCACATCATCGACCTCCAGAAGACGGTCTCCCAGATCGAGAAGGCCAAGGAACTGGCCCGTTCGGTCGTGATGCGCGGTGAGCAGGTCCTCTTCGTCTGCACCAAGCAGCAGCTCGCGGCGATCGTCTCGGCGGAAGCCGAGCGCTCGGGCTCGATGCACGTCACCGAGCGCTGGCTCGGCGGCCTGCTCACGAACTTCGCCACCGTCAAGAAGCAGCTCCGCAAGCTCAAGGAGCTCGAGGCGGGTTCGGTCGAGGGCGGCGCCTTCGAGAACTACACGAAGAAGGAACAGCTGATGATGACCCGCCAGCGCGACAAGCTGGCGAAGAATCTCTCCGGCATCAAGACCCTCGGTCGCCTGCCGGGCCTGCTCTTCGTCATCGATGCCAAGAAGGAGCGCATCGCCGTCGAGGAAGCGAACAAGCTGGGCATCCCGATCGTCGCCATCTGCGACACGAACGCCGATCCGGACCTCATCACGGCGCCGATCCCGGGCAACGACGACGCGATCCGCTCGGTCGAGCTGATCACGAAGGCCCTGGGCGATGCGATCGCCGAGGCCCGTCGCGAAGCCCCGGTGCGCAACGAGGTCGAGGAGTCGGGCGAAGCCACGACGTACTCGTCGGAGCGCGGCACCGAGCGCGAAGGCCGTGACCGCGGTGGCCGCGGCGGCGATCGCGGTGGCCGCGGTGGCGAGGACAAGGGCGGCCGTCCGCGCCGTCGTCGCGCCAAGCCGGAAGCCATCGCCGCGCGCCTGAAGGGCGGCGCCGAGGGTGGCGAGGCCGGGGAACCCGCCGCGGAGTAA
- the rpsI gene encoding 30S ribosomal protein S9, whose amino-acid sequence MSTTNTTHTIGRRKEAVCRVYLTPGTGKWDLNGRTLGDYFPRPALVTAIQQPFTATDTLGAYDVKANLTGGGQTGQAGALRLGISRALVKIDEAHRGKLRSLGLLTRDARAVERKKPGRPKARKKFQFSKR is encoded by the coding sequence ATGTCGACGACCAACACCACGCACACCATTGGCCGCCGTAAGGAAGCCGTCTGCCGCGTGTACCTCACGCCCGGCACCGGCAAGTGGGACCTCAACGGCCGCACGCTCGGCGATTACTTCCCGCGCCCGGCGCTCGTGACGGCGATCCAGCAGCCGTTCACGGCCACCGACACGCTCGGGGCTTACGATGTGAAGGCGAACCTCACCGGCGGCGGCCAGACCGGCCAGGCCGGCGCGCTCCGCCTCGGCATCTCGCGCGCGCTCGTCAAGATCGACGAAGCGCACCGCGGCAAGCTCCGCAGCCTCGGCCTCCTGACCCGCGATGCCCGCGCGGTCGAACGTAAGAAGCCGGGCCGTCCGAAGGCGCGTAAGAAGTTCCAGTTCTCCAAGCGCTAA
- the rplM gene encoding 50S ribosomal protein L13 encodes MRSTFTATPADIEPKWFIVDAEGMVLGRLATEIARIIRGKHKPIFTPHMDTGDNVIVINASKVKVTGRKAEQKNYFRHTGYMGHELYTKFSTMLAKHPERVIEKAVFGMLPKTALGRQKLRLKLRVYADAQHPHAAQKPESLTFPKAEAK; translated from the coding sequence ATGCGTAGCACGTTCACGGCCACCCCCGCCGACATCGAACCCAAGTGGTTCATCGTCGACGCCGAGGGAATGGTCCTCGGTCGCCTCGCGACCGAAATCGCGCGGATCATCCGCGGTAAGCACAAGCCGATCTTCACGCCCCACATGGACACGGGCGACAACGTCATCGTCATCAACGCCTCGAAGGTGAAGGTGACGGGCCGCAAGGCGGAGCAGAAGAACTACTTCCGCCACACCGGCTACATGGGCCATGAGCTCTACACGAAGTTCTCGACGATGCTCGCGAAGCACCCGGAGCGCGTGATCGAGAAGGCCGTGTTCGGCATGCTCCCCAAGACGGCGCTCGGCCGTCAGAAGCTGCGCCTCAAGCTGCGCGTGTACGCGGATGCCCAGCACCCGCACGCCGCCCAGAAGCCCGAGTCGCTCACCTTCCCGAAGGCCGAGGCCAAGTAA
- a CDS encoding acetyl-CoA carboxylase biotin carboxyl carrier protein subunit: protein MKYIVEIAGDRHELDLIDGQASYAGQSAAAALLEVPGSPVHVVNIGGKQYQAVVKREGPKGRYVLWIDGWRFELDALDERARAIRDLSAAAAGAQGPAPVVAPMPGLIVRVHVQPGDRVEAGQPVVVMEAMKMENELRAQVAGTVKAVHAQAGKAVEKGTVLVELEG, encoded by the coding sequence ATGAAGTACATCGTCGAAATCGCCGGTGACCGTCACGAGCTGGACTTGATCGACGGGCAGGCGAGCTACGCCGGTCAGAGCGCCGCCGCGGCCCTGCTCGAAGTGCCCGGTTCGCCCGTGCACGTCGTCAACATCGGTGGCAAGCAGTACCAGGCCGTCGTGAAGCGTGAGGGACCCAAGGGCCGCTACGTCCTGTGGATCGACGGCTGGCGCTTTGAGCTGGACGCGCTGGACGAACGGGCCCGGGCCATTCGCGACCTGAGCGCGGCGGCTGCCGGGGCGCAGGGGCCGGCCCCGGTGGTGGCGCCGATGCCGGGGCTGATCGTCCGGGTGCACGTCCAGCCGGGGGACCGGGTCGAGGCCGGCCAGCCGGTGGTCGTCATGGAAGCCATGAAGATGGAGAACGAGCTTCGGGCGCAGGTGGCGGGGACGGTCAAGGCGGTGCACGCCCAGGCGGGCAAGGCGGTGGAGAAGGGGACCGTCCTAGTGGAGTTGGAGGGCTAA
- a CDS encoding class I SAM-dependent RNA methyltransferase, with the protein MTLTTLDIASISAGGDGVARHDGLVVFTPRTAPGDRVVAEVSVQGRVGRGRLVRVEREGSVRIPARCAHYEAPDRCGGCQWQHVDIAAQRDAKRAMLRDAFQRIGKREIPLPAMHAGEPWRYRRSLTLAMRKRASGEWYAGLRAFDDPEDVFELEDCLITAEPVLAGWREVMAAAVHLPDEPRLRGTVRVIQDRPHFVLEGGKEWSELSAFLDAVPTLAAVWWQAEGKRRRLVADRRPANEPGASFAQVNPEMAEALHAVVVQRVMAHAPQRVIDAFSGAGDTAAAIAAQGVRVVAIEADEDATAYAATRLATRLANGSRAIAARVEDVLPAHLPADVVILNPPRSGVDAKVTAALLKSPPKAIIYVSCDPATLARDVSRLPGWAVQHIECYDLFPQTAHVETLCELRPESP; encoded by the coding sequence GTGACGCTCACCACGCTGGACATCGCGAGCATCTCGGCGGGCGGCGACGGCGTCGCCCGTCACGACGGGCTCGTGGTGTTCACGCCGCGCACGGCGCCGGGCGACCGCGTGGTCGCCGAGGTCAGCGTGCAGGGGCGCGTCGGCCGCGGCCGGCTCGTGCGGGTCGAGCGCGAAGGCAGCGTGCGGATTCCCGCGCGCTGCGCGCACTACGAGGCCCCGGATCGCTGCGGGGGCTGTCAGTGGCAGCACGTGGACATCGCGGCGCAGCGCGATGCGAAGCGCGCGATGCTGCGCGATGCGTTCCAGCGGATCGGCAAGCGCGAGATCCCGCTCCCCGCGATGCACGCCGGCGAGCCGTGGCGGTACCGCCGCTCGTTGACGCTGGCCATGCGCAAGCGCGCGAGCGGCGAGTGGTACGCCGGACTCCGCGCCTTCGACGATCCCGAGGACGTGTTCGAGCTCGAGGACTGCCTCATCACCGCTGAGCCGGTGCTTGCCGGCTGGCGCGAAGTCATGGCTGCGGCGGTGCACTTGCCCGACGAACCGCGACTGCGTGGGACCGTGCGTGTGATCCAGGACCGGCCGCACTTCGTGCTCGAAGGCGGCAAGGAGTGGTCGGAACTCTCGGCGTTCCTCGACGCGGTGCCGACGCTCGCCGCCGTGTGGTGGCAGGCGGAGGGGAAGCGTCGTCGCCTGGTGGCGGACCGTCGCCCGGCGAACGAACCCGGCGCGAGCTTCGCACAGGTGAATCCGGAGATGGCCGAGGCGTTGCATGCGGTGGTCGTGCAGCGCGTGATGGCGCATGCGCCGCAGCGCGTGATCGACGCGTTCAGCGGCGCGGGGGATACCGCCGCGGCCATCGCGGCGCAGGGCGTGCGGGTGGTGGCCATCGAGGCTGACGAAGACGCAACAGCCTACGCGGCGACGCGCCTCGCGACGCGCCTCGCGAACGGCTCGCGCGCGATCGCCGCGCGCGTTGAAGACGTGCTCCCCGCGCACCTTCCCGCCGATGTGGTGATCCTCAATCCGCCCCGCAGCGGCGTCGATGCCAAGGTGACCGCCGCGCTGCTCAAGTCTCCGCCGAAGGCCATCATCTACGTCAGTTGCGACCCCGCCACCTTGGCGCGCGATGTCTCGCGCCTCCCCGGCTGGGCTGTGCAACACATCGAGTGCTACGACCTCTTCCCGCAGACCGCGCACGTCGAGACGCTGTGCGAACTGCGCCCGGAGTCCCCATGA
- a CDS encoding acetyl-CoA carboxylase biotin carboxylase subunit, with protein MKELRKVLIANRGEIAVRIIRACRELGIQSVAVYSDADAGAPHVRAADEAVHIGPAPASQSYLRGDHLIEVAKQVGADAIHPGYGFLSEREWFAKAVEDAGLIWIGPPASAIAAMGSKTAARTLAIKAGTPVVPGTTEALKDAAEAKKLAQEFGLPVLLKAAAGGGGKGMRVVRDLSEIEGALGSAQREAKNAFGDDAVYIEKYIEGPRHVEIQVLADQHGNCISLGERECSIQRRHQKMIEEAPSVAVSPELRAKMGAAAVAAAKAAGYVNAGTCEFLLDKHGNFYFLEMNTRIQVEHPVTELVMGIDLVQWQLRIARGETLPFLETPKPNGWAIECRITSEDPANGFLPSTGRITHLQLPAGPGVRWDGGITTGSVVGLNYDPMLAKLIVHAPTRELAIARMERALRELVIHGVETSREFHLRMMADEDYRTSNVTIQWLEAKLPELLARKPSADTLRVAVIAGALFAQKDRAGRPGTGVAGSAQTPSGAAPSDPSRASWAEQARREALRGA; from the coding sequence GTGAAGGAACTGCGCAAGGTCCTCATTGCCAACCGCGGCGAGATCGCGGTCCGCATCATCCGCGCCTGCCGCGAACTGGGCATCCAGAGCGTCGCGGTGTATTCGGACGCGGACGCCGGTGCCCCGCATGTGCGCGCCGCCGACGAGGCGGTGCACATCGGCCCGGCGCCGGCCAGCCAGAGCTATCTCCGCGGCGATCACCTGATCGAGGTGGCCAAGCAGGTCGGCGCCGATGCCATCCACCCCGGTTACGGATTCCTCTCCGAGCGTGAGTGGTTCGCCAAGGCCGTCGAAGACGCGGGGCTGATCTGGATCGGCCCGCCGGCGTCGGCCATCGCCGCGATGGGTTCCAAGACGGCCGCGCGTACGCTGGCCATCAAGGCTGGCACGCCGGTGGTGCCGGGCACCACCGAGGCCTTGAAGGACGCCGCCGAGGCGAAGAAGCTCGCCCAGGAGTTCGGCCTGCCGGTGCTGCTCAAGGCCGCGGCCGGTGGCGGCGGCAAGGGCATGCGCGTCGTGCGCGATCTCAGCGAGATCGAAGGCGCGCTCGGCTCCGCCCAGCGCGAAGCTAAGAACGCCTTCGGCGACGACGCCGTGTACATCGAGAAGTACATCGAAGGCCCGCGGCACGTCGAGATTCAGGTGCTTGCGGACCAACACGGCAACTGCATCTCGCTGGGGGAGCGTGAGTGCAGCATCCAACGTCGGCACCAGAAGATGATCGAGGAAGCGCCGTCGGTGGCGGTCTCACCGGAGCTGCGCGCGAAGATGGGCGCGGCCGCCGTCGCCGCCGCGAAGGCTGCGGGCTACGTGAACGCCGGCACCTGCGAGTTCCTGCTCGACAAGCACGGGAACTTCTACTTCCTCGAGATGAACACCCGCATCCAGGTCGAGCATCCCGTCACGGAACTCGTGATGGGCATCGACCTCGTGCAATGGCAGCTGCGCATTGCGCGCGGCGAGACGCTGCCGTTCCTTGAGACGCCCAAGCCCAACGGCTGGGCCATCGAGTGCCGCATCACGTCGGAGGATCCGGCCAACGGATTCCTGCCGAGCACGGGGCGCATCACGCACCTGCAGCTGCCGGCGGGGCCGGGGGTGCGCTGGGACGGCGGCATCACCACGGGCTCCGTCGTCGGGCTCAACTACGACCCGATGCTCGCCAAGCTCATCGTGCACGCGCCGACGCGCGAGCTGGCGATCGCGCGCATGGAACGCGCGCTGCGCGAGCTGGTGATCCACGGCGTGGAGACCTCGCGCGAGTTCCATCTCCGCATGATGGCCGATGAGGACTACCGTACGAGCAACGTGACGATCCAGTGGCTGGAGGCGAAGCTGCCCGAGCTCCTCGCGCGCAAGCCTTCGGCGGACACGCTGCGCGTGGCGGTGATCGCCGGCGCGCTGTTCGCGCAGAAGGACCGTGCGGGCCGGCCGGGAACGGGTGTCGCGGGCTCGGCGCAGACGCCATCCGGGGCCGCGCCGTCGGATCCGTCGCGCGCGAGCTGGGCTGAGCAGGCCCGCCGCGAGGCGCTGCGCGGCGCGTGA
- a CDS encoding acyl-CoA carboxylase subunit beta — MSMREKLDLLSQRRAESELGGGAERLKAQHDKGKLSARERLEVLLDEGSFVELDRFVTHRSSDFGLDKSKPYGDGVVTGYGKIHGRLVYVFSQDFTVFGGSLSEAHAGKICKVMDLAVQNGAPVIGLNDSGGARIQEGVVSLGGYADIFLRNTMASGVVPQISAILGPCAGGAVYSPAITDFVYMVRGTSYMFVTGPNVVKTVTHEDVTMEQLGGADTHGGTSGVSHFTAGTELECLEGIRTLMRFIPSNNVDAAPKGVAVDPRDRRDEALLDVVPDNANKPYDIHDVIRRVVDDGEILEVQKDFAGNIVCAFAHLGGHSVGIVANQPAVLAGVLDINASMKAARFIRFCDAFNIPIVTFEDVPGFLPGVTQEHGGIIKHGAKLLYAYCEATVPKLTVITRKAYGGAYDVMSSKHIRSDVNLAWPTAEIAVMGPKGAVEILFKKEIAEAKDPQAAMDARVAEYTDKFANPYVAAARGYVDDIIDPRDTRPRLIDALDMLQGKRQSMPRKKHGNIPL, encoded by the coding sequence ATGTCCATGCGCGAAAAACTCGACCTCCTCTCGCAGCGCCGCGCCGAGTCCGAACTCGGGGGTGGCGCCGAGCGCCTGAAGGCCCAGCACGACAAGGGCAAACTGTCTGCCCGCGAGCGCCTCGAGGTGCTCCTCGACGAAGGCAGCTTCGTCGAGCTCGACCGCTTCGTGACGCATCGCTCCAGTGATTTCGGCCTGGATAAGTCCAAGCCCTATGGCGACGGCGTCGTCACCGGCTACGGCAAGATCCACGGCCGCCTCGTGTACGTGTTCTCGCAGGACTTCACCGTCTTCGGCGGCTCGCTCTCCGAGGCCCACGCGGGGAAGATCTGCAAGGTCATGGACCTCGCCGTGCAGAACGGTGCGCCAGTGATCGGGCTCAACGACTCGGGCGGCGCGCGCATCCAGGAGGGCGTGGTCTCGCTCGGCGGCTACGCCGACATTTTCCTGCGCAACACGATGGCCTCGGGCGTGGTGCCGCAGATCTCGGCCATCCTTGGGCCCTGCGCCGGCGGGGCGGTCTACTCGCCCGCCATCACAGATTTCGTGTACATGGTACGCGGCACGAGCTACATGTTCGTGACCGGCCCAAACGTGGTGAAGACCGTCACGCACGAAGACGTGACGATGGAGCAGCTCGGCGGCGCCGACACGCACGGCGGCACCAGCGGCGTCTCGCACTTCACGGCGGGCACCGAACTCGAGTGCCTCGAAGGCATCCGCACGCTGATGCGCTTCATCCCCAGCAACAACGTCGATGCCGCGCCCAAGGGCGTCGCGGTCGACCCCCGGGACCGTCGCGACGAGGCGCTGTTGGACGTCGTGCCGGACAATGCCAATAAGCCTTACGACATCCACGACGTCATCCGTCGTGTGGTGGATGACGGCGAGATCCTCGAGGTGCAGAAGGACTTCGCGGGCAATATCGTCTGCGCCTTCGCCCATTTGGGCGGCCACTCGGTGGGCATCGTGGCCAACCAGCCGGCCGTGCTGGCCGGCGTGCTCGACATCAACGCCTCCATGAAAGCGGCGCGCTTCATCCGCTTCTGCGACGCCTTCAACATCCCGATCGTGACCTTCGAAGACGTGCCGGGCTTCCTGCCGGGCGTCACGCAGGAGCATGGCGGCATCATCAAGCACGGCGCCAAGCTGCTCTACGCCTACTGCGAAGCCACGGTGCCCAAGCTCACCGTGATCACGCGCAAGGCCTACGGCGGCGCCTACGACGTGATGAGCTCCAAGCACATCCGCAGCGATGTGAACCTCGCTTGGCCCACGGCCGAGATCGCCGTGATGGGCCCCAAGGGTGCGGTGGAGATCCTGTTCAAGAAGGAGATCGCCGAGGCCAAGGACCCGCAGGCGGCGATGGACGCACGCGTAGCGGAGTACACGGACAAGTTCGCGAATCCATATGTGGCCGCCGCGCGCGGCTACGTGGACGACATCATCGACCCGCGCGATACGCGTCCGCGGCTGATTGACGCCTTGGACATGCTGCAGGGCAAGCGGCAGTCCATGCCGCGAAAGAAGCACGGGAACATCCCCCTATGA
- a CDS encoding 6-bladed beta-propeller, which translates to MVDSLMLEETDAVFVGRTAGLTVDDRRRILVADAVANTLLEFDSAGRFVRRYGAAGRGPGEFRGIGDAMLSRSDGVLTLTDVSLRRITTFDRNDGRLLGTRAFVGKLGSLAAADGRLWYGIFDPANARAIAVEHAAGLVATDTTPVQANLVAIPEAYLTVEPLNGIFGFASVVAWADTAFVGFAASPFLLLVTADGVIVDTVPLPARARRGVPANLAAILSDVSLPPTAMYRAASGLMRLHRRSDGSVVTIHHDTEIAGRLLSARVFAGVISPDRSRACMDAEIPVSSDVIPWTAMQDDLLFVLDHVVDDDALRPRLMLRAYRLDTSECSWTSLQGDVPLTGSEKP; encoded by the coding sequence TTGGTCGACTCGCTCATGCTTGAGGAGACCGACGCCGTATTCGTGGGTCGAACCGCCGGACTCACCGTCGATGATCGCCGACGAATCCTCGTCGCGGACGCGGTAGCGAACACGCTGCTCGAGTTCGACTCGGCCGGGCGTTTCGTCCGACGCTATGGCGCCGCGGGTCGAGGTCCGGGCGAGTTCCGCGGCATCGGTGACGCGATGCTATCTCGCTCGGACGGGGTACTCACGCTGACGGACGTCTCGCTGCGTCGGATCACCACGTTCGACCGAAACGACGGCCGATTGCTGGGGACGCGCGCCTTCGTTGGCAAGCTGGGCAGTCTCGCTGCTGCCGACGGAAGGCTGTGGTACGGAATCTTCGATCCGGCCAACGCGCGAGCCATCGCCGTGGAGCACGCCGCGGGGCTGGTCGCGACGGACACGACGCCCGTCCAGGCGAACTTGGTCGCCATTCCCGAGGCGTATCTCACGGTCGAGCCGTTGAACGGGATATTCGGCTTCGCGAGTGTGGTCGCGTGGGCAGACACCGCCTTCGTTGGCTTCGCCGCGTCGCCTTTCCTCTTGCTAGTGACGGCCGACGGCGTCATCGTGGACACGGTGCCATTGCCCGCACGAGCGAGGCGTGGCGTACCCGCGAATCTCGCGGCCATCCTGAGCGACGTCAGTCTCCCACCGACTGCGATGTACCGTGCAGCGTCCGGCCTGATGCGCTTGCATCGTCGATCCGACGGTTCCGTCGTCACGATCCATCACGACACCGAGATTGCCGGCCGACTGCTCTCGGCGCGAGTGTTCGCCGGCGTGATCTCCCCTGACCGGTCACGCGCGTGCATGGATGCCGAGATCCCGGTCTCCTCTGACGTCATCCCTTGGACGGCGATGCAGGACGACTTGCTGTTTGTGCTCGACCACGTCGTGGACGACGATGCCCTGAGGCCACGACTCATGCTGCGAGCGTACCGGCTGGATACAAGCGAGTGCTCGTGGACATCACTTCAGGGCGACGTCCCGCTGACGGGGAGCGAGAAGCCATGA